GTGCCGCGCAGGCGGTGGGTCAGGACCGCGAGGTCCTCCAGTGCCCCCGCGCGGCCCTCCTGGAGCCACAGGCGCACGCTGGCGTCCTCGAGGTCGGCGAGGACCCCACGGGTGTCTTGCAGGTAGGTCTCGGTCAGGTCCCCGTACATGGAGTCCGACATGGCGCTGTCTGGCACGGCACTACACCGACAGGCGGAAGCGGGTGAGCAGCTCGCCGAGGTCGTCCGCCAGTCGCCGCAGGTCCTCGGCGGCCTGACGCCCCCCCGCAACCGAGGCGTTCGACTCGTCGGCAACGCGCTCGATGTCCTGCACCGCGCCGCCGACCTGCTCGACCTGCCGCACCTGCTCGCCCGTGGCCTGGCGGATGCGCTCGGAGAAGGCCGCCGCCTCCTGCGCCAGGCGGCCCAGCTCGCGGAGCTGCTCGCCCGCCGTGCCCGCCACCCGGTAGCCCTGCTCGACCTCGCGGGTGCCGTCCTCCACCGAGGTGACGACCTCCTGAATCTCGAGCTGCACCGTCTTGATCAGGGTGGCGATGCGCGCGGTGGCCTGCGCCGAGGAGTCCGCGAGCTTGCGAACCTCGTCGGCGACGATGGCGAAGCGGCTGCCCGCCGCGCCCGCCCCGGCGGCCTCGATGGCGGCGTTGAGCGCCAGCAGGTTCGTCTGCGAGGACAGCCGCGAGATGGTGTCCACGATGTCCTGAATCTCCAGCGACCGCTCGCCGAGCGTCTTGATGCGCCGCGCCACCCCCTGCACCTCGCGGCGGATGTTCTCCATGCCGCCCAGCGTCTCCTGCACGGCCTGCTGGCCCTGCTCGGAGGCGGCGAGCGCCTGTCGGGCCGCATCGGCGCTGAGCTGCGCGTCCCGCGCCACCTCGCGGATGCCGCCCGTCACGGTGCCCACCTGCGCGCTCACCTGCCGGGTGGCGGCGAAGGTCGTGTCCGCCGCATGCGCGATCTGCTCGGTGGTGGCGAGCATGGCCGCGCTGCCGCCGCTCACCGACGCCGCCGCCCCCTGCACCTCGCGCAGCACCTCCGCGAGTTCGTCCACCATCAGGTTGATGGAGTCCACCACGTTGCCCAGCACGTCCTCCGTGACCTGCCCGCGCTTCGTGAGGTCGCCCGAGGCGATGTCCATCGTCACGTCGAGAAACGAGCCGATGTTCTGCTGAAGGCGCTGGGCCTCCTCGCGCTCCCGCCCGACGTTGGCCTCGTTCTCCTGCAACTGGGCCGAGGCGCGGTTGAAGGCCCCGGCGAGCACGCCGACCTCATCGCGGCCCACGACCGGCACCTGCCGCCCCAGCTCCCCGGCCTCCAGGGCGCGTGCCCCGGCGGTGAGCTGGGACATGCGGCGCGTCAGCGAGCGGACGACCAGCCAGCTCAGCGCGGCGGCGAGCAGCAGCGCCAGCCCGGCGACGGCCAGCGTGGTCACGGTCGTCTGGCGGTCGGCGGCGCGTGCCGCCCCGTAGGACAGGTCGGCGAACTGCATGTTCACGTCGATGAGGCGGCCCATGTCGCCCCGGACCTGCGTGTAGCCCTGGTTCGTCTGGGTCAGCGCCCGCTGATCCGGGGTGCCCGCCCGCACGGAGGCGACGTAGGCGTTCAGGGACCGCTGGCTGCGCTGGAGGGCGGCGTTGAGGCTGGAGAGGTGGCCGACCTCGCTCTGCTGCCAGGCCAGCTTGCCGGCGTCCCGGAGCGTGGCCGTGAACTCGGGGCTGGCCGTCGTCACCCACTCCTTGTTGTAGCGCCCGATCACCTCCAGCGCCCCCTTGTTCGACTGGTCGAGGGCCTTGAGCAGGCTGGCGCGGTCCGCCGGCGTCAGCAGTGGGTCGCGCAGACGCTCGGTATAGAGCTGGACCTCGGTGAAGCGCATGTCGGCCTCCCCGATGGCCTCGATGGGGATGAGCATGAACTCGTAGATGTTCGAGAGGTTGTAGCGAATCTCGCGCAGGTTGCCCAGCGAGACGGCACCCACACTGAGCAGGCCCGTGAGGGGAATGACCGAGATCAGCAGCACCTTGCGGCTGAAGGGCATGTGGTCGAGCCAGGACGTGCGCGAGGTTTGGGTCTTCACCGGGCGGACGCGGCCCTGCGTGGGAAGTTCGAGACGGCTTTGCACGGGGACTCCTCTGGAGCTGGAAGGGGGGGGGAGGGGCGGGGGATGGGGGCTGAGGGAGTGGGAAAGAGGGGAGTGCCGGGAACGCGGCTCAGGCCCGGCTGCCGGGCGCGAGCTGTTGCCGGAGCAGGCGCATCAGGGCGGGCAGGTGCAGCGGGCGGGGATCGCCGGGTGTCGCCGCCTCCCCGAGGGGGTCCGCGTCACCAGACACCGGCGTCACCTCAGCGAACTCCCCCACGCTGTCCACCGCCAGCGCCACCTCCTCGCCCCCCTCTTCAGCCAGCAGGGTCAACCCGCCGGGGGTGAGGGCGTCGGGGCCGTGACCCAGCAGCGCGGCCACGCTGAGCAGGGGCACTGAGCGGCCATGCACGGCGGTCAGACCCAGCAGCAGCGGCTCGCCGTGGGGCAGCGGCACGACCGCCCCCCGCTCGACCACCTCGCGCCGCCCGGCTCCCGCCAGGCTGAGCAGGTGGCCGGCCACCTGAAAGGTCAGGGCGCGGGCCACGCCTCAGCCCACGTGCCGCGCCACGACGGCGAGCAGTTGCTCCGGGGTGTACGGCTTGACGAGGTAGTCGTC
The sequence above is a segment of the Deinococcus sp. YIM 134068 genome. Coding sequences within it:
- a CDS encoding HAMP domain-containing methyl-accepting chemotaxis protein produces the protein MQSRLELPTQGRVRPVKTQTSRTSWLDHMPFSRKVLLISVIPLTGLLSVGAVSLGNLREIRYNLSNIYEFMLIPIEAIGEADMRFTEVQLYTERLRDPLLTPADRASLLKALDQSNKGALEVIGRYNKEWVTTASPEFTATLRDAGKLAWQQSEVGHLSSLNAALQRSQRSLNAYVASVRAGTPDQRALTQTNQGYTQVRGDMGRLIDVNMQFADLSYGAARAADRQTTVTTLAVAGLALLLAAALSWLVVRSLTRRMSQLTAGARALEAGELGRQVPVVGRDEVGVLAGAFNRASAQLQENEANVGREREEAQRLQQNIGSFLDVTMDIASGDLTKRGQVTEDVLGNVVDSINLMVDELAEVLREVQGAAASVSGGSAAMLATTEQIAHAADTTFAATRQVSAQVGTVTGGIREVARDAQLSADAARQALAASEQGQQAVQETLGGMENIRREVQGVARRIKTLGERSLEIQDIVDTISRLSSQTNLLALNAAIEAAGAGAAGSRFAIVADEVRKLADSSAQATARIATLIKTVQLEIQEVVTSVEDGTREVEQGYRVAGTAGEQLRELGRLAQEAAAFSERIRQATGEQVRQVEQVGGAVQDIERVADESNASVAGGRQAAEDLRRLADDLGELLTRFRLSV
- a CDS encoding chemotaxis protein CheW, producing MARALTFQVAGHLLSLAGAGRREVVERGAVVPLPHGEPLLLGLTAVHGRSVPLLSVAALLGHGPDALTPGGLTLLAEEGGEEVALAVDSVGEFAEVTPVSGDADPLGEAATPGDPRPLHLPALMRLLRQQLAPGSRA